A window from Tissierellales bacterium encodes these proteins:
- a CDS encoding ABC transporter ATP-binding protein — protein sequence MKNEETILKVRNLEKSFVLDNGYFGIGKKYMKVIDDLSFELKKGEVLGLVGESGCGKSTTARLVLRLLEADGGAVYFKGEDILKLKSGELRKLRSKLQIVFQDPFSSLNPRMKVFDLIAEPLRHHQSLNRDEIKDRVLEVIETVGLQEHALYKYPHEFSGGQRQRIAIARALILKPDIIVCDEAVSALDVSIQNQILNLFKSIKKSMGITYLFISHDLSVVNYISDRVCVMYLGEIAEMGTSDDIFKSSKHPYTELLMKSILKPNPSLNQDLGEIEGEVPSYESNIAGCKFYGRCKYSKAICRDSKPKLDMYKDEHYVACHMYK from the coding sequence GTGAAGAATGAAGAAACCATACTTAAAGTTAGAAATTTAGAGAAGTCATTTGTTTTAGATAATGGATATTTTGGAATAGGTAAAAAATATATGAAGGTGATAGATGATTTGTCATTTGAACTAAAAAAAGGAGAAGTGCTTGGACTGGTAGGAGAATCTGGGTGTGGGAAATCAACTACTGCAAGGCTAGTGCTAAGACTTTTAGAAGCAGATGGTGGAGCGGTTTATTTCAAGGGCGAAGATATACTGAAACTTAAATCAGGGGAACTGAGAAAATTGCGATCAAAGCTACAGATAGTATTTCAAGATCCATTTTCATCACTGAATCCTAGAATGAAAGTATTTGATCTCATAGCAGAACCACTGAGACATCACCAAAGTTTAAATAGAGATGAAATAAAAGATAGAGTACTAGAAGTTATAGAAACTGTAGGACTTCAAGAACATGCATTGTACAAATATCCACATGAATTTAGTGGGGGGCAAAGGCAGAGAATAGCAATAGCTAGGGCCCTTATATTGAAACCAGATATTATAGTTTGTGATGAAGCTGTTTCGGCGCTTGATGTATCAATACAGAACCAAATACTTAATCTATTTAAATCTATAAAAAAAAGTATGGGTATAACGTATCTTTTTATATCACATGATTTGTCTGTAGTGAATTATATAAGCGATAGGGTTTGTGTGATGTATTTAGGTGAAATAGCCGAGATGGGAACTTCAGATGATATATTCAAATCGAGTAAACATCCATATACAGAGCTTTTGATGAAATCTATACTAAAACCGAATCCTAGCTTAAATCAAGATTTAGGCGAGATAGAGGGCGAGGTACCGAGTTATGAGAGCAATATTGCTGGATGCAAATTTTATGGAAGATGTAAATATTCAAAAGCTATTTGCAGAGATTCAAAACCAAAGTTAGATATGTATAAAGATGAGCACTATGTGGCTTGTCATATGTATAAATAG
- a CDS encoding ABC transporter substrate-binding protein, producing MRSKSLKFMAGLGISLMVMMSLVGCGGSASEVKDSEGSEKTKVSAQAEKSPEETKFGGTINVAQKMTPPHLDSDKSTDWAISSIMNHVYEGLFEFDAEFKPQPHLAKEYTLSEDSKVYTVKLREGVKFHDGSEMTADDVKASFERWLKNNDAGNMIKPYFDKLEVVSPYEVKFVFNEPYAPFISVIASHVSNQKLVIRPKELIEKYGDNILEEHIGTGPYKFVGWIPDQYVNLERFDEYMPSELPASGLAGKRVAYADNISIKFIAEQSTRVAGTQTGEFMFAEEAPQDQYELLTSDGNVEPVIVKPDGMEMIIINNGTAPFDNKDMRRALAYAIDMEEFGRTMIGNEAFWTVDGSIFPKGTIWYEENSGKGVYNNYDTDKAKELLAKSNYDGTPIVILSGQDDKIEAQGAIALKSQLEKAGFNVKVELFDRPTVVDKRSKKDGWNLHLSYFYMACPDPQVQSAWTGTNAWISNWDDEDSKQMDEIFARMMKETDFDKRFDIVKEFYAKTWESLPYIKSVEYSRMHLLNSKLKGYANGAQPYFWNTWIEK from the coding sequence ATGAGAAGTAAGAGTTTGAAATTTATGGCAGGACTAGGTATATCACTAATGGTTATGATGAGCCTAGTAGGATGCGGAGGATCTGCTAGTGAAGTAAAAGATTCAGAGGGAAGCGAGAAAACAAAAGTATCTGCTCAGGCAGAAAAAAGCCCAGAAGAAACAAAATTTGGGGGAACTATAAATGTAGCACAAAAGATGACGCCACCACATCTTGATAGTGACAAATCGACCGACTGGGCAATTTCATCTATTATGAATCACGTGTATGAAGGGTTGTTTGAATTTGATGCAGAATTTAAACCGCAACCACATTTAGCAAAAGAATATACTTTAAGTGAAGATTCTAAAGTATACACAGTAAAGCTTAGAGAAGGTGTGAAGTTTCATGACGGAAGTGAAATGACAGCAGATGATGTTAAGGCTTCTTTCGAAAGATGGCTAAAAAATAACGATGCAGGAAATATGATAAAACCTTATTTTGACAAATTAGAGGTAGTATCACCTTATGAAGTGAAGTTTGTATTCAACGAACCTTATGCACCATTTATAAGTGTTATAGCATCTCATGTTTCGAATCAAAAACTTGTTATAAGACCAAAAGAACTTATAGAAAAATACGGAGACAATATATTAGAAGAACACATTGGTACTGGTCCTTATAAATTTGTAGGTTGGATTCCAGACCAATATGTAAACTTGGAAAGATTTGATGAATATATGCCAAGCGAACTTCCGGCATCAGGATTAGCAGGAAAAAGAGTTGCATATGCAGATAATATTTCTATCAAATTTATAGCAGAGCAATCTACTAGGGTTGCTGGAACACAAACCGGTGAGTTTATGTTTGCAGAAGAAGCGCCTCAAGATCAATATGAACTTTTGACTAGTGACGGAAATGTAGAGCCGGTGATAGTTAAACCTGATGGTATGGAAATGATCATAATAAACAATGGAACGGCTCCATTTGACAATAAAGACATGAGAAGAGCACTTGCTTATGCTATAGATATGGAAGAATTCGGAAGAACTATGATTGGTAATGAAGCTTTTTGGACAGTTGACGGAAGTATATTCCCTAAGGGAACTATATGGTATGAAGAAAACTCTGGAAAGGGCGTTTACAATAACTACGATACTGACAAGGCAAAGGAGTTGTTAGCTAAATCTAATTACGATGGAACCCCTATAGTCATACTTTCAGGTCAAGACGATAAAATAGAAGCGCAAGGTGCGATTGCACTTAAATCTCAGCTAGAAAAAGCAGGATTTAATGTAAAGGTAGAACTTTTTGATAGACCAACAGTAGTAGATAAGAGATCTAAAAAAGACGGTTGGAATTTACATTTGTCTTATTTCTATATGGCTTGCCCAGATCCACAGGTTCAGTCTGCATGGACAGGTACAAATGCATGGATTTCAAATTGGGACGATGAAGATTCAAAGCAAATGGATGAGATATTTGCAAGAATGATGAAAGAAACAGATTTTGATAAGAGATTTGATATAGTTAAAGAATTCTATGCCAAAACTTGGGAGAGTCTACCTTATATCAAAAGTGTGGAATACAGTCGTATGCATTTATTGAATTCTAAACTTAAGGGTTATGCAAATGGAGCTCAGCCTTATTTCTGGAATACTTGGATTGAAAAATAA
- a CDS encoding YitT family protein, whose translation MNKIIKELSILFLAAFCLALGVVLFLAPNNIAAGGTTGIAIIIKSYAPNANIGLLMMIMDVCLYIVGFWLIGPVFSFRTMFCSFSTSIITAILVKYFPVIEPMSSDVLIQLIMGIVLCSLGMGIAFSQDASTGGLDIVVKILNKYFHTSMPLGVLIVDTLIIAGAITTFGAEKGLYAMFGVVLLCICIRNIMAEISMHRRVIVLGENFGPISEYITRTLGGSATIYDAKDGLTNDKKSILITSLSRSEINKLKNYAHSLGENMTFILHPVEQVPIGATVQ comes from the coding sequence GTGAATAAGATTATAAAGGAGTTATCTATCTTATTTTTAGCTGCATTTTGCTTGGCGCTAGGAGTAGTATTATTCCTAGCGCCAAATAATATTGCGGCAGGAGGGACAACTGGTATTGCGATAATAATAAAATCATATGCTCCAAATGCAAATATAGGGCTATTGATGATGATTATGGATGTATGTTTATATATAGTAGGATTTTGGCTTATAGGTCCTGTTTTTAGTTTTAGGACTATGTTTTGTAGTTTTTCGACATCTATTATAACAGCTATATTAGTAAAATATTTTCCAGTAATAGAGCCTATGAGTAGCGATGTCCTAATCCAATTGATAATGGGAATAGTACTTTGTAGCTTGGGAATGGGAATAGCGTTTAGTCAAGATGCATCGACAGGAGGCCTAGACATAGTAGTAAAGATATTAAATAAATATTTTCATACAAGTATGCCTCTTGGAGTACTTATAGTAGACACCTTAATAATAGCGGGAGCGATAACTACATTTGGTGCAGAGAAAGGTCTTTATGCTATGTTTGGCGTAGTATTGCTATGTATTTGTATCAGAAATATAATGGCAGAGATTAGTATGCATAGAAGAGTTATAGTGCTAGGTGAAAATTTTGGTCCTATAAGCGAGTATATAACGAGAACTCTAGGCGGAAGTGCTACTATATATGATGCAAAAGATGGACTTACAAATGACAAAAAAAGCATACTAATAACTAGCCTTAGTAGAAGTGAGATTAATAAACTGAAAAATTATGCACATTCATTAGGAGAGAATATGACATTTATACTTCATCCAGTAGAACAAGTTCCCATAGGAGCTACAGTTCAATAA
- a CDS encoding ABC transporter ATP-binding protein produces MNSISFSYDDSFSLNTINLEFKSGTIYSLLGKNGSGKTTLFKLLLNFIKPCEGSISIDNSNYDSICNLSKQIAYVPQINSLNSDLSVFDFILLGRNPYINYFQTPRKIDVKKTYEVIEYTNLSNIKLKPLNTLSGGQMQLVSIARALNQDTDFIVLDEPSSSLDIDHQHSIFSLLSHMSYSENKCIIFSTHDPSIALKYSDESILLKKGHVLINGPSNSILTKNNLSKIYTSFSDNNSIALTTGTF; encoded by the coding sequence ATGAATTCAATAAGCTTTAGTTATGACGATAGCTTCTCTCTGAATACAATTAATTTAGAATTCAAATCAGGAACAATCTACTCTTTGCTCGGTAAAAATGGCTCTGGCAAAACTACACTATTTAAACTTCTTCTCAACTTTATAAAGCCATGTGAAGGTTCTATATCTATAGACAACTCAAACTACGATTCTATATGCAATCTCTCTAAGCAAATTGCATATGTCCCCCAAATCAATAGTCTAAACTCTGATTTATCTGTATTTGACTTTATACTACTTGGTCGAAATCCTTATATAAACTATTTTCAAACACCTAGAAAAATAGATGTCAAAAAGACTTACGAAGTAATAGAATATACAAATCTATCTAATATCAAATTAAAGCCCTTAAATACTCTAAGCGGTGGTCAAATGCAATTAGTTTCTATAGCTAGAGCTCTAAATCAAGATACAGATTTCATAGTACTAGATGAGCCTAGTAGTTCTCTTGATATAGACCATCAGCACTCCATATTTTCATTACTATCGCATATGTCTTATTCAGAAAATAAATGTATAATATTTTCAACACATGACCCTTCTATAGCACTAAAATACAGCGATGAATCTATTCTTCTAAAAAAGGGCCACGTATTAATAAATGGCCCTAGCAATAGTATATTGACAAAAAATAATCTCTCTAAAATATACACTAGCTTTTCAGATAATAATTCAATAGCACTCACTACGGGAACTTTTTGA
- a CDS encoding iron ABC transporter permease, protein MKSNDVLNISSNVFKMLFIVIICFFISLGIGRYDIGFSNIDLILSIRFPRVLLALSTGGILALCGLLFQMIFKNPIASPDILGVSSGACFGSALAIILPFSFFGKVQILSFVFAMIAVILTYSLNKFSKDKSLLYLILSGIIVSAFFSASYNFLKYIADPYEELPSIVFWAMGGLYRSTYTNSIISFILLISSTFLIHKLYFKISILTIDDELAISMGLDVQLFRWILLCWVSFLVAYVISLIGIIGWISLVIPHISLFLFPNSRYRILLTALSGMLCLIILDTLARSLFSFEIPIGILSSIFSTPILAYLIFSKKFIRKDT, encoded by the coding sequence ATGAAATCAAATGATGTACTTAATATATCATCTAATGTTTTTAAAATGCTCTTCATAGTAATTATCTGTTTTTTCATTTCGCTAGGAATAGGACGATACGATATAGGTTTTTCAAATATAGATTTGATACTATCTATAAGATTTCCTAGAGTTCTTTTAGCACTGTCTACTGGGGGCATACTCGCTCTATGTGGGTTATTATTTCAAATGATATTTAAAAATCCTATAGCCTCCCCTGATATACTAGGTGTATCATCTGGAGCTTGTTTTGGTTCTGCCTTAGCTATTATTCTTCCATTCTCATTCTTTGGAAAAGTACAAATACTTTCATTTGTCTTTGCAATGATAGCTGTGATACTAACCTATAGTCTAAATAAATTTTCTAAAGACAAGAGTCTACTCTATCTTATACTCTCTGGAATCATAGTATCAGCGTTTTTTTCAGCTTCTTATAATTTTCTAAAATATATAGCTGACCCATATGAAGAACTTCCTTCAATAGTATTTTGGGCAATGGGTGGTCTCTACAGATCAACTTATACGAACTCTATAATTTCATTTATACTTTTGATTTCAAGTACGTTTTTGATTCACAAACTCTATTTCAAAATATCTATATTGACGATAGATGATGAATTAGCTATATCAATGGGCTTAGATGTTCAACTATTTCGCTGGATACTTCTCTGCTGGGTATCATTTCTGGTAGCGTATGTAATAAGCTTGATTGGTATAATAGGATGGATATCTCTGGTTATACCACATATCTCTTTGTTTCTATTTCCAAACTCTAGATATCGAATACTATTGACTGCACTCTCTGGTATGCTCTGTTTAATAATTCTAGACACATTAGCTCGTAGTCTATTCAGTTTTGAAATTCCAATTGGTATACTAAGCTCTATATTTAGCACACCTATACTCGCTTATCTAATATTTTCAAAAAAATTCATTCGAAAGGATACATAG
- a CDS encoding ABC transporter substrate-binding protein — protein MFNKSKNSISIKLIALLGAALMLFYYVLPSTNIKKSDDTTFRLISAYKPATSIVLALGAEDYLVGIHGRPKSNKVIQSLYDKSDYNLTNVGGRKSGYNIESIIALEPDLIILPPMDESEILIQKLKEFDINYLCINPESVESLKSSILEIGKSINRIERAKTLVTFFNKYLDKIQSRISGSFDKKRVYIAGPYGYLSTISQDLYQHEMIELAGGRDVSSHLNGSWNEISIEELIKQNPEIVFSVPYMKPDVNFDSNDFAKSKIIAYQNQAIYKIPSSISSWDTPEPQSILGIIWMSKKIYPDLFSDIDMIELTNGFYNEFYGKSFQKFGGSLDEIK, from the coding sequence GTGTTTAATAAGAGCAAAAATTCAATTTCAATTAAATTAATAGCACTACTCGGCGCAGCATTAATGCTTTTTTACTATGTTCTGCCATCTACCAATATTAAAAAATCAGATGATACAACATTTCGCTTAATCTCCGCATATAAACCCGCTACATCTATAGTGTTGGCTCTTGGAGCAGAAGACTATCTAGTTGGTATTCATGGCAGACCAAAATCAAATAAAGTAATACAATCTCTTTACGATAAATCTGATTATAATCTTACTAATGTCGGAGGACGCAAATCTGGTTATAATATAGAATCGATAATTGCATTAGAGCCTGATTTGATAATTCTTCCTCCAATGGATGAATCAGAAATTCTCATACAAAAATTAAAAGAATTTGACATAAACTATCTCTGCATAAATCCTGAAAGCGTAGAAAGTTTAAAATCATCTATATTAGAAATCGGCAAATCGATTAATCGAATCGAAAGAGCAAAAACCTTAGTAACATTTTTTAATAAATATCTAGATAAAATACAATCTAGAATTTCAGGTTCCTTTGATAAAAAAAGAGTGTATATAGCAGGTCCCTATGGTTATCTATCTACCATCTCACAAGATCTCTATCAACATGAAATGATAGAACTTGCAGGTGGTAGAGATGTATCATCACACTTAAATGGTAGCTGGAATGAAATATCTATAGAAGAGCTCATAAAACAAAATCCTGAAATAGTATTCTCTGTTCCCTATATGAAACCTGATGTTAATTTCGATTCTAATGATTTTGCAAAATCAAAAATTATTGCTTATCAAAACCAAGCTATATATAAAATTCCATCTAGTATAAGTTCTTGGGACACTCCTGAACCTCAAAGTATACTAGGTATCATTTGGATGAGCAAAAAAATCTATCCTGATTTATTTTCAGATATCGATATGATTGAATTAACAAATGGATTCTACAATGAGTTCTACGGCAAAAGCTTCCAAAAATTTGGAGGTTCACTAGATGAAATCAAATGA